The DNA region GGCGTGGCGGGGAggggggctggagagggacgGGATGCGGCATCAGCGGGCGCCGTGGGGGCTGGTGATGCCCGGCCCGAAGATCTGTCCCGCCGGAGCTGATAAGTGCTCCCATTTTCACCTTCCTCTCCcattctgctgctggaaaaccaAGATTCTGTCAAAAGAAATATCCGGAAGTCCATCTGTACCGACCATAGGAGGCTGCCGGTGTTCGCTGTTGGGAAATACATCTATTTGCAAAACAGCTCTGCTCACTTATCCCGGTTTTGGTAAACCACATCTATAAAGCATTTTCACAAGAGTGTCTGGCTGTACAATATGCATTCGAGGTCATGCGACCTTTCATAATTTAGACCTCATGTAGCCCTATCTTTaatttatggttttatttcctaaatatGTAACTCGAAACTACAACTACATAATAACCGAGCACAttctttagcagaaaaaaaatgagaggaatTCCTACAATAAAAGTTATTAATTATATGTCTTCTTGACTATTACTACCACACACTTAATATCAGAGAATTATTTTGTAAGGGAAAGAAACCCATAAAATTGTTCTGTTGGAAGTTTCTACAGTCTACAAACTAGAATTTGATTCTAGCCACACAACATCGAGAGTGCACACACGGTTTTTCTTAGAAGTCCTTCCCATTGTTCGCTATAATTCAATATGCAGAGGACAGTCTCATTACATGGAACAAGGTAACACAGAGGGGAGTGTAGACTTCCCCTGTGGAAGGGTTAATTTATCACTGACTCAgtttcaggaaaatgaaatccAGCGAACACCAGGCCACAGATTTTAAGTCAAGTTTTTTCCTATACTGGAGGACAGAGATGGGGAACGACATGGTCATGTTAAAAACTGCTCCCGTTGCTGCGGTGCCGCGAACTGCAAGACAGAGCCTCATGAAGCCAAGaagctgctgccttcagcagccAAGAGCCTGCACGAGATGCTAAGGGAAAAATAAGCCAGGAGGAGCCCTAGTAAAGCCAGAAGGAAATCAGAAGCCGGCAGGACAGCACCAGAGAATTAAACTTTAAAGCAACAGTGTGACCTGCtgtaagagcagcagcttttcaaaGAATGACTCGTTTTCTCCCCAAAACAATTTGACGGCTCGAAACTCCACATACCACAGGGAGAAGAGGGCGTGGATCCAGTGATCAGTGCCAGAAAAACGAAATTAAAAGCGATTGTGCTCTTTCCAGTGTAGTGCAGTGAGCACCACCGTAGTGGCACATCACGTCGGACCGCTCTTTGGGAACGCTGGCAACTCCTCCCTGTGGAATGAGGCAACTCTTCTCTGCCTGAAACCTTTCCCTAGTGTTCTACAATTCTGCCAAGGAAAGCCGGCGAGACTCTTTCACACATGAGTGCTAAAAGGCAGCAAAAGTGGATCAGTCAGGAGCCGGAGGCTAAGAATATCCCTCCTGTTGAAAAACAATTTGTTCAAGTCACTGCCAGGACTGCGCAATACtattcagggctttttttttttgtctacaagttttgcttcccttcccactccccTTTCTCTGAAACATGAAGGTACAATAGAGATTAGCTCCTAGTTAGTACTCTTAAAGGAAACAATCCAGAGTGCTAAAATTTTATTGATGTCATGTAATCGCGCAGAACAGAGCACTTAGAGCAAACACGGAGCTGGCTGGCCAGGACACATGATATTTACGCCATGATAAACCCCCTACTTCCCACTgttaacacattaaaaatattaaaacgTTAGCCaattaaaaaattctaaaaagcCATAAAAACCGAAAATTCTGCCTGGTTGATAAAAACATAGATTCtctaagaaaaaagaaaccagcaTCAAGAAAACCTACGTACAGGAAGACTGAAGCGAAGAAGAGCATAATTAAAAACTTGAAGAAAAGACAACTTACGTGATCCTGTTTCTTTCCACCAGATAACCAAAACTGCAGTGACTCAACCCTTTATGAGGAATGTGGGTGGCTCTGAAAAGAGCCTTTGTTTAAAGATAAACCTCACAAAGCATTTACTTGGTTTTAGCCTTGTGGCTATCGGTCTTCTTGGGCAGCAGCACGGCCTGGATGTTGGGCAGCACGCCGCCCTGCGCGATGGTCACCTTGCCCAGCAGCTTGTTGAGCTCCTCGTCGTTGCGGATGGCGAGCTGCAGGTGGCGGGGGATGATGCGCGTCTTCTTGTTGTCGCGGGCCGCGTTGCCCGCCAGCTCCAGGATCTCGGCCGTCAGGTACTCCAGCACGGCCGCCAGGTACACGGGCGCGCCGGCGCCCACGCGCTCCGCGTAGTTGCCCTTGCGCAGCAGCCGGTGCACGCGGCCCACGGGGAACTGCAGCCCGGCCCGCGACGAGCGCGACTTGGCCTTGGCGCGCGCCTTGCCGCCCTGCTTCCCGCGCCCGGACATCGCAGcgactcagcagcagcagcgaccGCAACAAACCCGGAAAAACCGAGCGAACTCCGAGGCCGGCTCATCGCCTGCCTTATATACAAGTCGGGCGGATCGGCAGCGCCTCTTGTGATTGGCTGCTAGAGAGGACTCGTTCCACAGCCAATGGAAAAGCGAATCGAGATCTGGCCAATAGCGAACCCCGGCGCCGTGCTCGGAGCTGAAGGCGAGCCAATAGCGACGCGGCGATGTCGGCGGCAGCGGTATAAAGGCGGCTGCCGAAGCAGTGCCGCAGCTGTGAGCTGTTGGTCGCTGCGTTTGCGGGTGAGGGAGCTGCGGTCGCTGCGATGCCCGAGCCGGCCAAGTCCGCCCCCGCGCCCAAGAAGGGCTCCAAGAAGGCGGTGACCAAGACGCAGAAGAAGGGCGACAAGAAGCGCAAGAAGAGCCGCAAGGAGAGCTACTCCATCTACGTGTACAAGGTGCTGAAGCAGGTGCACCCCGACACGGGCATCTCGTCCAAGGCCATGGGCATCATGAACTCCTTCGTCAACGACATCTTCGAGCGCATCGCGGGCGAGGCGTCGCGCCTGGCGCACTACAACAAGCGCTCCACCATCACGTCGCGGGAGATCCAGACGGCCGTGCGCCTGCTGCTGCCCGGCGAGCTGGCCAAGCACGCCGTGTCCGAGGGCACCAAGGCTGTCACCAAGTACACCAGCTCCAAGTAGGCGGTTTCTGCTTCCTTTATCCGGTATTTTCAACCCAAAGGCTCTTTTAAGAGCCACCCACTTTATCAACAAAAGAGCTTTAGTCTCTTTGCGTGCGTCTGTTTCATAGCATATA from Vidua chalybeata isolate OUT-0048 chromosome 5, bVidCha1 merged haplotype, whole genome shotgun sequence includes:
- the LOC128788983 gene encoding histone H2B 1/2/3/4/6; amino-acid sequence: MPEPAKSAPAPKKGSKKAVTKTQKKGDKKRKKSRKESYSIYVYKVLKQVHPDTGISSKAMGIMNSFVNDIFERIAGEASRLAHYNKRSTITSREIQTAVRLLLPGELAKHAVSEGTKAVTKYTSSK
- the LOC128788960 gene encoding histone H2A-like, whose translation is MSGRGKQGGKARAKAKSRSSRAGLQFPVGRVHRLLRKGNYAERVGAGAPVYLAAVLEYLTAEILELAGNAARDNKKTRIIPRHLQLAIRNDEELNKLLGKVTIAQGGVLPNIQAVLLPKKTDSHKAKTK